Proteins encoded together in one Macadamia integrifolia cultivar HAES 741 chromosome 8, SCU_Mint_v3, whole genome shotgun sequence window:
- the LOC122086517 gene encoding homeobox protein knotted-1-like 2 isoform X3 — MAYHNHLSHEMALQHFTHQHLGENTAVLRSILPEQLGQSSSDATGGAGKDQKDIQRLMIETAGKSQQQQQQQQSQLGGGGSGGGGPTWLNNAILRQQNQYVDGSFLHLQTNSDSTSGASNQWLPRPMLQRNTSDVGGGDDVPVSSDSMIAAAISQGSADLNANNDNRNSGNNQNQGDNSGGGELAESEAGGGGDGVGPWQNAKYKADILTHPLYEQLLSAHVACLRIATPVDQLPRIDAQLAQSQHVVAKYSVLGHGNQQLVGDDKELDQFMTHYVLLLCSFKEQLQQHVRVHAMEAVMACWELEQSLQSLTGVSPGEGTGATMSDDDDDQADSDTNLFDGSLEGPDSMGFGPLIPTESERSLMERVRQELKHELKQGYKEKIVDIREEILRKRRAGKLPGDTTSLLKAWWQSHSKWPYPTEEDKARLVQETGLQLKQINNWFINQRKRNWHSNPSSSTVLKSKRKR; from the exons ATGGCGTATCACAACCATCTCTCGCACGAGATGGCGCTTCAGCATTTCACACACCAGCATTTAGGGGAGAACACGGCGGTCTTACGGAGTATTTTACCGGAGCAGCTCGGTCAGTCTTCGTCGGACGCAACCGGCGGTGCCGGAAAAGACCAGAAGGATATACAGAGATTGATGATCGAGACTGCTGGTAAAtcgcagcagcaacaacaacaacaacaatcgcAGCTCGGTGGAGgaggtagtggtggtggtggtccaACGTGGCTGAACAACGCAATTCTCCGGCAGCAGAACCAGTACGTTGACGGAAGTTTTCTTCACTTGCAGACCAATTCGGACTCGACTTCTGGCGCTTCCAACCAGTGGCTTCCACGTCCGATGCTCCAGCGGAACACAAGTGATGTCGGTGGTGGTGATGACGTTCCGGTGTCTAGTGATTCGATGATTGCAGCTGCGATATCGCAAGGTTCGGCCGATTTAAACGCTAATAATGATAACAGAAACAGCGGTAACAACCAGAACCAAGGGGACAATAGTGGGGGAGGGGAGTTGGCGGAAAGCGAAGCTGGGGGTGGAGGGGACGGAGTTGGTCCTTGGCAGAATGCAAAGTATAAAGCTGATATATTGACTCATCCACTTTATGAGCAGCTTCTGTCGGCGCATGTAGCGTGCCTGCGTATTGCAACACCTGTTGATCAGTTGCCAAGGATTGATGCGCAGCTTGCTCAGTCGCAACATGTTGTCGCCAAGTATTCGGTTCTCGGACATGGCAATCAGCAACTTGTGGGAGACGACAAGGAGCTTGATCAGTTTATG ACACATTATGTTCTACTGCTTTGCTCCTTCAAAGAACAGCTGCAGCAGCATGTTCGTGTCCATGCAATGGAAGCAGTAATGGCTTGCTGGGAGCTTGAGCAATCTCTACAAAGTTTAACAG GTGTCTCCCCAGGTGAAGGCACAGGTGCAACAATGtcggatgatgatgatgaccagGCAGATAGTGATACTAACTTGTTTGACGGAAGCTTGGAGGGGCCAGACAGCATGGGTTTTGGCCCTCTTATACCCACAGAGAGTGAGAGGTCCTTAATGGAGCGTGTGAGGCAAGAGCTGAAGCATGAGCTTAAACAG GGTTATAAGGAGAAGATTGTGGACATAAGGGAGGAAATTCTCCGAAAGAGAAGAGCAGGAAAACTCCCAGGAGACACTACCTCACTCTTAAAGGCCTGGTGGCAGTCACATTCAAAGTGGCCATACCCAACA GAGGAAGACAAGGCAAGATTGGTGCAGGAAACTGGTTTGCAACTAAAGCAAATTAACAACTGGTTCATTAACCAGAGGAAAAGGAACTGGCATAGTAACCCCTCATCTTCTACAGTTTTGAAGAGCAAACGGAAGAG GTGA
- the LOC122086831 gene encoding uncharacterized protein LOC122086831, producing MGALHESDTVLEEGVKKGEEEYEEGFGNAGRACFQFFLCLRWERERCKSKGERVSLLEGQGENSKERLWIMRKVKKELKEIKELLCVPNKRKNIVIRKLSAYANRRRPQFHFQYDPQSYALNFDQGHREDHDCARLDFSSRFVASLKVNSASVGSHCSS from the coding sequence aTGGGCGCCCTTCATGAATCAGATACAGTATTAGAAGAAGGTgtaaagaaaggggaagaagagtaTGAGGAGGGCTTTGGAAATGCTGGGAGAGcttgttttcaatttttcttgtgCTTGAGATGGGAAAGGGAAAGATGTAAGAGTAAGGGTGAAAGGGTGTCTCTATTGGAAGGGCAAGGAGAGAACAGTAAGGAAAGGCTTTGGATAATGAGAAAAGTGAAGAAGGAGCTGAAGGAGATAAAGGAATTGTTGTGTGTTCCTAACAAGAGGAAGAACATCGTCATTCGCAAGCTCAGCGCGTACGCCAATAGAAGGAGGCCTCAGTTCCACTTCCAATACGATCCTCAAAGCTACGCTCTCAATTTCGACCAAGGGCATAGGGAAGATCACGACTGTGCACGCCTTGATTTCTCCTCACGTTTTGTTGCTTCGCTTAAGGTGAACAGTGCCTCAGTTGGGTCCCACTGTTCATCTTaa
- the LOC122086517 gene encoding homeobox protein knotted-1-like 2 isoform X2 — protein sequence MAYHNHLSHEMALQHFTHQHLGENTAVLRSILPEQLGQSSSDATGGAGKDQKDIQRLMIETAGKSQQQQQQQQSQLGGGGSGGGGPTWLNNAILRQQNQYVDGSFLHLQTNSDSTSGASNQWLPRPMLQRNTSDVGGGDDVPVSSDSMIAAAISQGSADLNANNDNRNSGNNQNQGDNSGGGELAESEAGGGGDGVGPWQNAKYKADILTHPLYEQLLSAHVACLRIATPVDQLPRIDAQLAQSQHVVAKYSVLGHGNQQLVGDDKELDQFMTHYVLLLCSFKEQLQQHVRVHAMEAVMACWELEQSLQSLTGVSPGEGTGATMSDDDDDQADSDTNLFDGSLEGPDSMGFGPLIPTESERSLMERVRQELKHELKQGYKEKIVDIREEILRKRRAGKLPGDTTSLLKAWWQSHSKWPYPTEEDKARLVQETGLQLKQINNWFINQRKRNWHSNPSSSTVLKSKRKSNAGENNGERLM from the exons ATGGCGTATCACAACCATCTCTCGCACGAGATGGCGCTTCAGCATTTCACACACCAGCATTTAGGGGAGAACACGGCGGTCTTACGGAGTATTTTACCGGAGCAGCTCGGTCAGTCTTCGTCGGACGCAACCGGCGGTGCCGGAAAAGACCAGAAGGATATACAGAGATTGATGATCGAGACTGCTGGTAAAtcgcagcagcaacaacaacaacaacaatcgcAGCTCGGTGGAGgaggtagtggtggtggtggtccaACGTGGCTGAACAACGCAATTCTCCGGCAGCAGAACCAGTACGTTGACGGAAGTTTTCTTCACTTGCAGACCAATTCGGACTCGACTTCTGGCGCTTCCAACCAGTGGCTTCCACGTCCGATGCTCCAGCGGAACACAAGTGATGTCGGTGGTGGTGATGACGTTCCGGTGTCTAGTGATTCGATGATTGCAGCTGCGATATCGCAAGGTTCGGCCGATTTAAACGCTAATAATGATAACAGAAACAGCGGTAACAACCAGAACCAAGGGGACAATAGTGGGGGAGGGGAGTTGGCGGAAAGCGAAGCTGGGGGTGGAGGGGACGGAGTTGGTCCTTGGCAGAATGCAAAGTATAAAGCTGATATATTGACTCATCCACTTTATGAGCAGCTTCTGTCGGCGCATGTAGCGTGCCTGCGTATTGCAACACCTGTTGATCAGTTGCCAAGGATTGATGCGCAGCTTGCTCAGTCGCAACATGTTGTCGCCAAGTATTCGGTTCTCGGACATGGCAATCAGCAACTTGTGGGAGACGACAAGGAGCTTGATCAGTTTATG ACACATTATGTTCTACTGCTTTGCTCCTTCAAAGAACAGCTGCAGCAGCATGTTCGTGTCCATGCAATGGAAGCAGTAATGGCTTGCTGGGAGCTTGAGCAATCTCTACAAAGTTTAACAG GTGTCTCCCCAGGTGAAGGCACAGGTGCAACAATGtcggatgatgatgatgaccagGCAGATAGTGATACTAACTTGTTTGACGGAAGCTTGGAGGGGCCAGACAGCATGGGTTTTGGCCCTCTTATACCCACAGAGAGTGAGAGGTCCTTAATGGAGCGTGTGAGGCAAGAGCTGAAGCATGAGCTTAAACAG GGTTATAAGGAGAAGATTGTGGACATAAGGGAGGAAATTCTCCGAAAGAGAAGAGCAGGAAAACTCCCAGGAGACACTACCTCACTCTTAAAGGCCTGGTGGCAGTCACATTCAAAGTGGCCATACCCAACA GAGGAAGACAAGGCAAGATTGGTGCAGGAAACTGGTTTGCAACTAAAGCAAATTAACAACTGGTTCATTAACCAGAGGAAAAGGAACTGGCATAGTAACCCCTCATCTTCTACAGTTTTGAAGAGCAAACGGAAGAG TAATGCAGGTGAAAACAATGGTGAACGCTTGATGTAG
- the LOC122086517 gene encoding homeobox protein knotted-1-like 2 isoform X1, whose product MAYHNHLSHEMALQHFTHQHLGENTAVLRSILPEQLGQSSSDATGGAGKDQKDIQRLMIETAGKSQQQQQQQQSQLGGGGSGGGGPTWLNNAILRQQNQYVDGSFLHLQTNSDSTSGASNQWLPRPMLQRNTSDVGGGDDVPVSSDSMIAAAISQGSADLNANNDNRNSGNNQNQGDNSGGGELAESEAGGGGDGVGPWQNAKYKADILTHPLYEQLLSAHVACLRIATPVDQLPRIDAQLAQSQHVVAKYSVLGHGNQQLVGDDKELDQFMTHYVLLLCSFKEQLQQHVRVHAMEAVMACWELEQSLQSLTGVSPGEGTGATMSDDDDDQADSDTNLFDGSLEGPDSMGFGPLIPTESERSLMERVRQELKHELKQGYKEKIVDIREEILRKRRAGKLPGDTTSLLKAWWQSHSKWPYPTEEDKARLVQETGLQLKQINNWFINQRKRNWHSNPSSSTVLKSKRKRSNAGENNGERLM is encoded by the exons ATGGCGTATCACAACCATCTCTCGCACGAGATGGCGCTTCAGCATTTCACACACCAGCATTTAGGGGAGAACACGGCGGTCTTACGGAGTATTTTACCGGAGCAGCTCGGTCAGTCTTCGTCGGACGCAACCGGCGGTGCCGGAAAAGACCAGAAGGATATACAGAGATTGATGATCGAGACTGCTGGTAAAtcgcagcagcaacaacaacaacaacaatcgcAGCTCGGTGGAGgaggtagtggtggtggtggtccaACGTGGCTGAACAACGCAATTCTCCGGCAGCAGAACCAGTACGTTGACGGAAGTTTTCTTCACTTGCAGACCAATTCGGACTCGACTTCTGGCGCTTCCAACCAGTGGCTTCCACGTCCGATGCTCCAGCGGAACACAAGTGATGTCGGTGGTGGTGATGACGTTCCGGTGTCTAGTGATTCGATGATTGCAGCTGCGATATCGCAAGGTTCGGCCGATTTAAACGCTAATAATGATAACAGAAACAGCGGTAACAACCAGAACCAAGGGGACAATAGTGGGGGAGGGGAGTTGGCGGAAAGCGAAGCTGGGGGTGGAGGGGACGGAGTTGGTCCTTGGCAGAATGCAAAGTATAAAGCTGATATATTGACTCATCCACTTTATGAGCAGCTTCTGTCGGCGCATGTAGCGTGCCTGCGTATTGCAACACCTGTTGATCAGTTGCCAAGGATTGATGCGCAGCTTGCTCAGTCGCAACATGTTGTCGCCAAGTATTCGGTTCTCGGACATGGCAATCAGCAACTTGTGGGAGACGACAAGGAGCTTGATCAGTTTATG ACACATTATGTTCTACTGCTTTGCTCCTTCAAAGAACAGCTGCAGCAGCATGTTCGTGTCCATGCAATGGAAGCAGTAATGGCTTGCTGGGAGCTTGAGCAATCTCTACAAAGTTTAACAG GTGTCTCCCCAGGTGAAGGCACAGGTGCAACAATGtcggatgatgatgatgaccagGCAGATAGTGATACTAACTTGTTTGACGGAAGCTTGGAGGGGCCAGACAGCATGGGTTTTGGCCCTCTTATACCCACAGAGAGTGAGAGGTCCTTAATGGAGCGTGTGAGGCAAGAGCTGAAGCATGAGCTTAAACAG GGTTATAAGGAGAAGATTGTGGACATAAGGGAGGAAATTCTCCGAAAGAGAAGAGCAGGAAAACTCCCAGGAGACACTACCTCACTCTTAAAGGCCTGGTGGCAGTCACATTCAAAGTGGCCATACCCAACA GAGGAAGACAAGGCAAGATTGGTGCAGGAAACTGGTTTGCAACTAAAGCAAATTAACAACTGGTTCATTAACCAGAGGAAAAGGAACTGGCATAGTAACCCCTCATCTTCTACAGTTTTGAAGAGCAAACGGAAGAG aagTAATGCAGGTGAAAACAATGGTGAACGCTTGATGTAG